Part of the Sulfuricurvum kujiense DSM 16994 genome, TTCGCGAAAGGTTGTCGTCAGTGCCCACCATCGGCAGTCGTTCGCCCGCTCATAGAGATTGCGGTCCATGATATCGATTGCAAGAGAGGATTGGAATTTCAAATCCTCAAGATACTGGATCAGCATGGCGCTGTTGAGGTTGGCGACGGTATGATCAAAAACCCGTTTCGTCTCTTCCCCGGTTTTCGATATTTCGGAGAGGAGCGCTTTGGTAAACGGGCTTTCATGCCCGACTGCGTTGGCGATTTGGACGTTTCCGTTCCAGACGGTAATATCGAGTTCGCTTTGGATTTTTTTGGCTTTTTCCAAAATATCTTTCAGCTCTTGGGGATAGTAGGCTTGAGCATTGGCGACCGAATTGAACAGCTCATTTTTTAGAAATGATGGACGGGAAGAGGAACGGAATGCCAAATGCAGCGGTACCATAGCGTGTCCGATCCATCCGCTACCGTTATACCCTTGATACCCCGTCGTTTTTACCGCCTGATAGAGATACTCGAAACCGGCATAGTAGGTTTGATGATCCGCATTGTTACGCGGAGAGAGATAGGAACCTACCGGAACATGATGTCCCGATGACGAGGCGATAACCTCTCCTTCATGACTGAGCAGTTCCAATGCGATATAGGGATTTTCCCGTGTCAGTTTTCGAAAAATACTTTGGAGTTCGTTCTCAAACCGGAAAATGAGGCACAGTACGCCGATCGGCTCTTCGGTTTGCGGATTGCAGACACGGTAAGAGTAGATCAGCGAGGGTTTGTTATGGTTAAGGTCGCTGCTGCGGTAGTTTTCGACATATCCCTGGTAGGTTCGAAGCGATTCTTGGATCAACGGATCTTTTGAGTGGGTGATCGGGTTGGCGGCATCGAGCTGTACGAGCACTTTTCCTTTGGTATCGAGAAGAATGATATTTTCATACACGCTGTATTTGGCGACGTATTCTCGAAAACGCTCGGTCAACGCCTCTTTTTTCTTGATTTTAATTTCACGCATCTCTTCGGATGCGGACATATCGGCAGAGTTTAAAAAGAGTAGATAATCGCGGATATCATCATCGGTAGCCAAAAATCCGATATCGGCGGTACGTTCGAACAGGTTACGAATCAGGATATCGATGGCTGTTTGCGCTTTGGATTCGAGTTCATTAAGGCTTTTGTTAAACGTCTCTTCGATCAGGCGCAATAACGGCTCATCGAGCAGGTCTTCAAACGCTTTTCGCGTTTCGCTTGTATCCATTCCGATATTGGACATGGAACCGAGCAGAGTCAGTAAATCCCATTTGCCTGATAAGGTACTCATATTCTTTTCGAAATTTTGAACATCGGACATATACTTAATTAGATGATTGCGTTGCACGATAGCTCCATAAAGGGATATAGTAAATATGAGTGACAGTATAAAGAGCAATCGAACGAAAAATAGTACACAAATGATTAATTTTTAATCATTTGTACAATTTTCTAAATGATTAATTGATAAAAACGTGTTAAATTGATCTAAATTCGTCAATAATCAAGATAAAAAAGTCCTAATTATATAAAAATTGTTTAAAAATTAATCAACTATGGAGCGTTGCAATCGAGCCGATTTTAAGACGAGCAGCTTAGCTTTAGATTTTTAAATTGATGCGGTGTGCTTTGGCTATAGCGTTCAAAAGCTTCGTGCTCGTCATACGGATTTTGTGCCAAATGAAGCAGATCGTTAATGAGGGTGAAGTCATCGTTTTGGGCTTTATCGATCGCTTCTTGCAGGATATAATTTTTCAGAACGTATTTCGGGTTGGTACGGAGCATTTTAACATGGCGTTGGGCTTCGGATGAGGCATTCAGAGACAGTCTATCGTCGTATCGATCGAGCCATTCGTTGAGCTGATTCGGTGCCAACGTTTGTGCCAATAACGGTTCGCGGGTTCCGTCATATCGGCTTAAAGTACGAAAAAACGGTGTCATATCGATCCGTCCGTTCTCCATAAGCGAAAATAATGCTCTGAACAAATTGCCGTCGTTTTCATCCGGTGTATCCAGACCCAGCTTTGCACGCAAAAGTTCCATTAGCCGGGCGGTGAAATATTCCCCGTATTTTTCCAGTTCGTTTTTGAGTTTATCACTGGTGACGAGTGGTGAGAGGGCATGAGCGAGACGCTCCAAATTCCAGTATCCGATACGGGGTTGATTGTCATAGCTGTATCGTCCCTGCGTATCGGTGTGATTGCAAATATAGCCGCTTTCAAACGTATCCATAAAGGCAAAAGGGCCATAATCGATAGTAATCCCCACCGCCGACATATTATCGGTGTTCATCACTCCGTGGTTGAAGCCTACCGACTGCCACTGAGCCATCAGCTCTGCGGTCCGTTTGACGATTAAGCCGTACATTTTGAGATAGGGCTCTTCTGCACCGATCAACTCAGGGAATGATTCTTGGAGTAAAAAATCGGCAAGTGTTTCGAGTTCTTTGTATCGGTTGGTGTGAAAAAAATACTCGAAACTTCCGAACAGTATCCATGAGCGGGATAGTCGCAGAACGACTGCACCGCGTTCCCATTTCTCACGTGCCACATTTTCATCCGAACTGATAATCGCCAATGCACGGCTTGTCGGAATTCCAAGCGCATTCATTGCCTCACTCATAAGATATTCGCGAATAGAGGAACGCAACACGGCACGTCCGTCACCCTGCCTCGAATAGAGTGTTTGTCCGGAACCTTTCAGCTGAAGATTCCATCCGTTGGCAGAGCCCAAATTAATAGCACGGCCGTCTCCGAGACGCGGAACATAGTATCCGAATTGATGGCCCGAATAGCACATGGCATACGGTGAGGAACCGTTGAGGAGCAGAGTACCGTTGAGAAGCTTTTCCAATTTATCCGTTTCAAGCAGTGCGGGATCAAGTCCCAAAAGTTCGGCGGCTTTGGGGTTAAAGCTCGCTAATCGGGGATTTTTAAGCGGTGAGGGGGCCACTTTGTCATAGAAAATCGGGTTGAGCGATAAATAGGGGGTATTTAGGGTTAAGTCGGATAATTTCATACAGAGAGTTTTACCTAAAAAAACTAAAACCTCTGCGTGTTTATGAAAGGAGTTTGATTTTTTTAGGTATCCATCTGAAATTTCTTTTCGTCATCATCTTTTTTCAGACGTATATGGGTTACATTTTTAGTCGGAGAGATGCCGTATTCTTGGCGTGTTTTAGGATCGATGAACGTAATACGGGTATGGCCGTTATACGTTCCGAAATGTGTTACGACAGCATGAAGATCGGCTTCGTACAGGCTCTCTAGCTTTTCTTGTATTAATTGGATATCTTCTTCCAGGCTTTTGAGCTTCTCAGAAAAATCTTGAAGCGATTCACCTTCGATTTTATATTGCTGCAATCTGACGAGATCGGCTTTTAAGGGGAGTTCCCCCCTCTTTTGTTTGATCAAAACACGTTCTTGAATCTCTTTGATCCGGCTGTTTTTATCTTTAAAGGAAAGTTTTTTGGCAATAAACTCTTTGCTCTCAATTTGTAGACGGGATGTTTTATCACGGATACTTATTTCCAAATCGGTGATTTGATCATGATAGCTTTCGATGGCATGAGGGTCAATAATAAGGTTGTTTCCGTCCCCTTCGATATTCTGTATAGTGATGGATTCCAGAGCTATTACTCGGGCATTGGAATAGAGGGTATCTATATGTACTTCACGTGCGATTACCTCTCCTCCCACCATTTTTTGGATACGGATAACATCGGCTTCGACTTTTCCCGCTTCCAGGATAGTAATATTTGCCTCTTTGGCTTTAAGGTTGCCGCGATGGAGGTGGATATTGGCATTTTCGGACACATTGATTTGTGACTTCTTATGCGTCTGCGCTCCGATATTGACCTCACACGCCTGTATTTTGGAGTGGCTTCCAACCGTTCCGCTGACATCGAGTTTTAAAACGTCGATATTGACTCCCATTCCGACGGAATCCTCATTGGCGACTTTTTTATTAATTTTCAGCGATACGTCTTTATCCAGACCTGTTTCGATAGAACCGGTTTTTTTGAGACTGGCCGATTCGATCTGAAGCTCCTGAGAGATAAATATGATTCCGTTTTTTCGTTCGACGAAGCCTGAAACCGTTGCAAAAAAACGGATGCTCTCCTCATCTTCTTCACTCCGAACCGTTTCGGGATCGATAACGATGTAGTTTGCATATTTCACGATAGGATCAGGAACGGCGATATGCTCTCCGCTGCAGGCACGTCCGTCGCGTCCGTATTTCGGAAAAATATATTCGATAATCAAATCTCCGGGCGATACCCCTTCGATAAGGCTGTTGTTTTTATTCGCCTCTTTATAATGGAGGATTATTTTATCATTGATCGGAGGTATAGGGATAAAAAATTCGCCGATGGGGAGACGATAGAGGAAATTGAGAGGTCCCTCTTTTTGAATCTTGATGATAAGGCGGTTAATCTCACGATCGAGATCTTGATCATACAAGCCGATGAGGAGCCCGTGACGAAGCATTTTACGTACTATTGCCTCTTCAATCCATTCATGAACCCCTTTTTTGAGGGGTATTTTTGAGGCCGGATCAATAATGGCAATGACCTTGCTTTTCGTTTTGTCTGTCGCAATGGTAAAGCGTAAATCGAGATAAGGGTGGGGTTTTTGCGGCCGAATACGGATTTGGTACTCTTGACGCAGCATAAAATGGGGAGAACGCACTTCAATTTCGGTGGTTTGCGAAAGCAGATT contains:
- a CDS encoding cache domain-containing protein is translated as MSTLSGKWDLLTLLGSMSNIGMDTSETRKAFEDLLDEPLLRLIEETFNKSLNELESKAQTAIDILIRNLFERTADIGFLATDDDIRDYLLFLNSADMSASEEMREIKIKKKEALTERFREYVAKYSVYENIILLDTKGKVLVQLDAANPITHSKDPLIQESLRTYQGYVENYRSSDLNHNKPSLIYSYRVCNPQTEEPIGVLCLIFRFENELQSIFRKLTRENPYIALELLSHEGEVIASSSGHHVPVGSYLSPRNNADHQTYYAGFEYLYQAVKTTGYQGYNGSGWIGHAMVPLHLAFRSSSRPSFLKNELFNSVANAQAYYPQELKDILEKAKKIQSELDITVWNGNVQIANAVGHESPFTKALLSEISKTGEETKRVFDHTVANLNSAMLIQYLEDLKFQSSLAIDIMDRNLYERANDCRWWALTTTFRECLSHINISDENREKMNSILGYINGLYTVYSTMFIYDREGTIIAVSNPSDNAIIGKKVGYSWAMETLDLKTTQDYVVSTFEPSPYYSNRSTYIYNACIRNFKEENVGGIGIVFDAESQFEAMLHDTLPKDEHHNIPEGMFALFIDRSGRVISTTTTEISVGEVLNLPVSILELTPGQSDAQILPFNGIYYALGATCSNGYREYKQSDGYDNDIIALLYRPIGEVQALDCEAPAQRVYTYPKPNGTEETCEISTFFVGGSLFAVESKNVVC
- a CDS encoding protein adenylyltransferase SelO, with product MKLSDLTLNTPYLSLNPIFYDKVAPSPLKNPRLASFNPKAAELLGLDPALLETDKLEKLLNGTLLLNGSSPYAMCYSGHQFGYYVPRLGDGRAINLGSANGWNLQLKGSGQTLYSRQGDGRAVLRSSIREYLMSEAMNALGIPTSRALAIISSDENVAREKWERGAVVLRLSRSWILFGSFEYFFHTNRYKELETLADFLLQESFPELIGAEEPYLKMYGLIVKRTAELMAQWQSVGFNHGVMNTDNMSAVGITIDYGPFAFMDTFESGYICNHTDTQGRYSYDNQPRIGYWNLERLAHALSPLVTSDKLKNELEKYGEYFTARLMELLRAKLGLDTPDENDGNLFRALFSLMENGRIDMTPFFRTLSRYDGTREPLLAQTLAPNQLNEWLDRYDDRLSLNASSEAQRHVKMLRTNPKYVLKNYILQEAIDKAQNDDFTLINDLLHLAQNPYDEHEAFERYSQSTPHQFKNLKLSCSS
- a CDS encoding flagellar assembly protein A, translating into MSSFVPITVVSENIQQDIKKAAIAHRVPVESLDFDLLSFETYFKETTDDEWQQLSESNLLSQTTEIEVRSPHFMLRQEYQIRIRPQKPHPYLDLRFTIATDKTKSKVIAIIDPASKIPLKKGVHEWIEEAIVRKMLRHGLLIGLYDQDLDREINRLIIKIQKEGPLNFLYRLPIGEFFIPIPPINDKIILHYKEANKNNSLIEGVSPGDLIIEYIFPKYGRDGRACSGEHIAVPDPIVKYANYIVIDPETVRSEEDEESIRFFATVSGFVERKNGIIFISQELQIESASLKKTGSIETGLDKDVSLKINKKVANEDSVGMGVNIDVLKLDVSGTVGSHSKIQACEVNIGAQTHKKSQINVSENANIHLHRGNLKAKEANITILEAGKVEADVIRIQKMVGGEVIAREVHIDTLYSNARVIALESITIQNIEGDGNNLIIDPHAIESYHDQITDLEISIRDKTSRLQIESKEFIAKKLSFKDKNSRIKEIQERVLIKQKRGELPLKADLVRLQQYKIEGESLQDFSEKLKSLEEDIQLIQEKLESLYEADLHAVVTHFGTYNGHTRITFIDPKTRQEYGISPTKNVTHIRLKKDDDEKKFQMDT